GGTCTCAACTGGATCACCTCACTTGACTCCCAAGTCCATGGACTCAACAGCTGAGGGTGCTGAAGAGAAACAGGAGGTCCCACCAGTCAGTGGAGGACCTCCCGCTCCcatcgaggaagaagagcctcTCCCCACCCGCCCTCGACCTGCCTACGACTCTGCAGGCGAGTCATCAGCCTCTCCAGCTGACGATCATGAAAGGCTTTTCAGTAGCGATGATAATAGTCGCGACCCCAGACGTATGATATCCAAAAGGTCTCGAGTCCAGAGCGAGACTGATTCTgacgaggagaagatgcCCGAGCCCTGGAACGCCATCTGCATCGTCGGCGTACGCGCATACTCCAAGGACGAGAACCTCGAGCTCCGCACCGTCATGGAAGGCGGAGAGCTTTTAGAGGGCGGCATGGGCTCCAAGGGCGCCGCAGATCTCGACAACGCTCAGTCCAACGCGGGCGGTGGACGATCTAACGATAAAACTGCTTCCGAGATAAAGCAGCGTGGCACCAAGGGGCAAGAGATATCTCTGGACATCAGCAAGGACAGCAAAGACACTGAAGAGTATACTATCTGATGAAAAATTACTGCTTCAAAAAGAGTTACATCCACGTCAATTCTACTTTCACAACCAGAGTCGGCTCTTCGACACCTATATTCGTTAGCATACCCATCGCCTGGAAATGCGTAATGCCAGCTGCTGGTACACAGGTCGAGTTGGCGGCGCAATAGCTCATAAAAGCCATGACTAAGATCCTGCGACGTTGAGGTGATCGAAGCATCCATTTACAGTCATTCCGAGTAGTGGGCTGTGGGGGGTGGCAACAGGTATCAGAGCAAGGCTGGATTGTTCTTAGGTGAAGCAAAGGTGTTCGTGTTGGCGACGGACCTTCACGTATACATTTTAGGAGCTATCGGTACGTTTTTAAAGGTTATTACTCAGGTCGTTCATCGATGTTTGGAAGTAATACATGCTCATTCCGTATTTTCACTAGTAACTACTTCGCGTCCGCTGATAATTCCACAACTTCATATAAACCTGTTCCATTCTGACTCCACGCATACCAATTCCCTACCATCATCTTCTATGAGTCAAGCGGGAACTTCGTCTGACATGTGCAATATCACCGCTCAGTTCCGTCATTCAACCTTCAGGTCGATGTGGCATTCCATCTCCAAGCATGATTACTTCGTCCCAGCGAATCTTGTGTTAGGAGTTTCAGGTTATGTTCATCAAGCCTTTCGATTGATCCGTCCATCCTGCCGTTCAATTGATGTCGATTTGCCATTGCATCTCGGAGGCGTGAGTCCAACGTGTCGAACAGTCACACTCTCGTCTGGTAATAGGTCGGCGTGATGGATTCAGTTCGGTCGCCTGTCTGTCTGCAACACAAAAGCGTCTCGAGGATTGTCGCGGCTCTGGTGCTCTGGGCTAGATTCACTGCTTCTATCTGCGCTTCGGTACAGAGGGATTGTCGGCTTTTCTCGTCATTTTAATGGAACCAACAGCTCCTTCGATGAGTTGATCAGTACGCCCAGTGATGAAAATACCAGCAAATATGTCAAGCAGAAAGGTAGCTGCACATCCGGAGCAGGTTGAGCTCTCTTGACAATGTGCAAGATCCTCTCGATGCTGCAAGCTCGGCTGCATCCCTCAATATGTATCTTGATGCTCGCTCCTTTCTCGTTGAATGTGGACAATTTGCTGAACTTTCAGCCAGACCGATTGGCGACCGGCTACCTGGAAAAGCGGGATGTCCAGAGACGGTGTTCAATTGCCTCGTGGCTATACTGTGATTACCGGCGTGCTTGAGGTACAAGGCCGTAAGCTGTTTGTGTACTCAGTAATGGATGGTCactcgtcatcgtcatcagaACAGGTGACCAAGGACCAATGAAGGAGGTAGTTCTATGGGGCGGTTGTTCGCTGTGATAGGCAAGAAGCATTTGGCTATTTTTGGGCGTCAAAAGATGAATGGAGCTAGGCAAGAACCAGAGATGTAGTGTATGAAAGGTCGGTAGCGCGGCCATCCGACGCGAGATGCCCATGATGGTGGTgtgaagttggagaagcaTAttgtcgcagggtaggcattagtaatctagctatatgctttaagtaactgtgcgggatggaataccccgcaCAAGAGACAACTTAAGAAATCAATCAACacttttgctgctgctcatcatattcactctaaccctttaagcacgctcagtgcgacaCATATGCATGCAAAGTCAGCTAGAGAAGTGACAACAAGCCACGTGATTGAATGTCGTAGACGAATTTGCATTGAAACCCCTCCCTGCCGCGCCGTCGCCATGGGACGCGAGGTACGGGATAAGCACGTATGTCCAATGACATTTGAGCTTTCTTGCTTTTCCTACCTTTGGATCCAAGTTTATCTGGCGCATTGGAAGCGTCGGATGCATATCGATGGAACTTTTGCTGGATATGCTGTACCACCATTACAAAATAACCTAAGCCATTCTGGAGACGGCGTGCATCGCTTTTTCCCAATAGATTTGATTAGAAAGTGCCTTCTTATGCTGCACAACGGGGTTCATGTGTTTCAGCAGAATAGAGCTGGGATACATCCCCACTCTAGCTCACGGCTCAGTGCCTAAATAACAGAACCAGTTCCCCAAGCTGTCTCCTTATCTCGTAGGCCTGAGTCCCCAGCTTATTCTTTGCAACCTTTGAGGAAGCCAAGTTTACTTCTTGTGAGAGCCAACGCCTAGTTCCATCAAGACACCGCAAGATGCTGTAACGTCCCTCGACTGGTGATCCCTTCCCGAAATTGAAGGAAAGCCAGCATTATGAACAATCAGGCGTCCCCCCAAACGGCAGCATCGAGCCATGGAAACTCACGGCTTCTAAAGCTCTTAGGAAGATCCAGGCTGATGAGATGTCAGTCCAAGAGTATGCCGAGTCTTGACTTGAAAGGATCAAGGCACGCGATGAAGACGTCAAAGCTTGGGCATACCTGGACGAGAAGAGGGTCATGCAGGAAGCAAGACTTCTAGATGAGATCCCCAAAAACAATAGAGGACCTCTTCATGGACTTCCAATCGCTGTGAAGGATGTCATTTACACAAATGGTTAGTTGACCAGCTCATATCCCACTATTACCGAAGCTTACTGTTGTACAGACATGCCTACTCAGTTCAACTCGCCACTATATGATGGCCATTTCCCTGAGGCAGATGCTGCTTCCGTACGAATTCTTCGTCATGCTGGCGCCCTCGTCTTCGGTATGTTTTATATATGCTTTGCAGACTTGCATCTGACAAGCTAGGTAAAACAATTACCACCGAGTTCGCTGCTATCCACGTCGGTCCCAAGACTCACAATCCACATGACCCTTTACGCACTCCGGGCGGATCGTCCAGCGGCTCCGGAGCTGCTGTTACCGATTTCCAAGCCCCCATGGCCCTTGGCACACAGACAGGCGGATCCATGATTCGCCCTGCATCATTCAATGGGATTTATGGATTCAAACCAACCTGGAATTCTGTATCTCGCGAAGGTCAGAAAATATATGCTCTGATGTACGACACTCTCGGATGGTATGGACGATGTGTCGAAGATCTGGTCCTTCTGGCCGATATCTTTGCTCTtcaagatgacgaagacgaagatcGGTCTTTTCAAGGCATCGCAAGGGCACGTTTCGCAATCTGTAAGACGAGCATCTGGCCCATGGCTGGTCCTGGAACCCAAAACGCTCTCGCCCGCGCTGCCGACCTTCTCAGATCCCATGGTGCAGAAGTAcatgagcttgagcttccttCGGCTTTCGATGATGTGCCCGAGTGGTATCGTATTGGGCTTCACACCGAGGGCCGTACCTCTTTCCTACCAGAGTATAGAGTTGGAGAAGACCAAATCGGCCAAGTCTTGATCGAGCACGTCGAGAACGCCGACAATTTCACTCGCAAAACGCAGCTGATGGCTAGCGACAGCTTGGCTGCCATAAGGCCTGTCTTTGACTTTAATGCCTCGCAGTATGCAGCTATCATCACACCGAGTGTACCAGACGAGGCCCCCGTTGGTCTGGAGAGTACAGGAAGCCATGTTTTCTGCGCGATGTGGAGTGTACGTGACAAACTTTGTACGAATCCCACGATGACTAACAATCGTGTAGGGCCTTCATGTCCCAGTCCTGAATGTACCAGGCTTCAAGGGTGAGCACGGCATGCCCATCGGCCTCTCCCTCGTCGCACCACGATATCGCGACCGTCACCTCTTGGAAGTTGGCGAAGCGGTCGGTGAAATATTTGAAGCCGAAGGCGGTTGGGAGACCAAAACTGAGTTAGAGAAGGAAGTGGCGACAGTATGAAGAATAGAAAACAAAAGTAACACAAAACAATAGGTCACTAAGGGATGTGATGTGTGCATTcttgccaagcttcttcaaatGACGCTCGAGACCTAGGAGCTACAGTGACGTGCAGAACAAGCCAAAGAGTCCTCAAGTCTCTGGAGACAACTCATTGCAAACACACATAGAAGAACATTTCTGTTGAAAGACTGGCAAAGCAGCAAGTATCAAGCTagttatgttatgttatgttatgtatatttttcgtccggggggccgTAGGCCCCGAGAGTCCCCTGctggggcacaggacgtgctgagctagagAATTGGGGATCTATCTATAAGCTAATTACAGAAATACCATTGGCTACAAGGGCGATTAGTCATTCGCGACGCGAAATTAGTCTTCCCTCAGATTCCAATTTTTGCAACCGCGTTAGTAGACCAAACACACTCTATCCAGCATCTCATCGGCACAAATGGCGCATCCTATCGAGCTTgttacccgtcagcgggatgaCAAGGCGCAGCCGGGACATTACAGCCGCTTTTGGAGCCTGATATCAGGGAGGCTGAGATCAGCCTGTGCATGCGGCAGCTTGAAACTGCCTCAAGGTAGTCGCGGCCAAATGAGGGGCGTTGGCCCGCCCTTCATCTGGCCGTGAGTATATGAGAGAGAAAGGAAAGGTAACAAGGAAATACGTCGATGGtagagaaagaaagagagtCGCGAGTGCTTCTCAAGTCGTGGGCGCCTAGTAGCGAGGGCAAATTTTCCCAAAGAACGCGCTGTCTTTAGACAGATCGATAAACTTGGTAAAGTCTCTTCCTATTGCTAGATTAACTGCTGCATTCGGTGAGGGTGCCAGCCTCATCCGATGACGCTGCGGTACCTTTCTGCAGTAGAAGATATGATCCGGTGCTTTGCGTCGGCCGCATGAGCAGACCAGGCGCGCATCGCCGTGGTCGAACCTCTCGTGATGCGCGGCGAAGTCCCCGTGGAGGGACCTCGCTGCCAGCAAGTGGTGTAAGGCTGCGCGCGGGAGCGTCAGCTCTGGTGGGCAGCCTGTAGTCGCCTTGAGGTTGAGTCTCTTGTATTGCTCAGGAGCGGAGGTAGACCACCACGTCTCGAATGCTTCTTTTGGTTTTTGTCTCGCGATCCGTCGTAGGTAAGCCAGCGTTGGTTGAGCACCTTCAGGTTCGAGGAGTGATGACGCTGCTTTTGCCAGTTTATCGGCCTGTTCATTGCCAGGGATAGAGGAGTGTCCTGGGACCCAGAGTACTTGTGTGGCTCCGTGCGATGCCGCTAGAGCctgaaactcgagaaagacgtcTTGAGAGGAGTCGGAGGGCGTGCCTCGCAGGCACGTGGCGGCCGCGAGGTTATCTAGACAGATGAAAATGGTTTGCGCTGCTGACCCTTGCAGGTTCAGGGCAGCTTTGAGGCCCTCTAATGCCCCAGTAGCTTCAGCGTCGAAGACCTCGGCAGGCCCAAGGCGACCTGATCCATCGAAGATGGGGACATTGTTCTGATGAATGGTGAAGCCGTAGCTTGCAGCTCCTTCCGAGGATAGAGAGCCATCTGAGTATACGACCAAGGTGAGCGGGTCGAGTCTCTCAACCCAGTGGAGGAAGGCGCCGGTCGATTTCTCTTTTGACGCCATCTGGAGTGGAGGCATCTGTTcttgatggaagcatcgctGGACGAGTTTTGGCCGCTCGCAGGGCGCAAGCAGCTCGTCGGTGCGTCGGAGACGTGTCCTGAAGACACTTTTTGTCTGTATTTGGTATCTTCGTTTGATGAGGTCGTGGTAGGTAGGTCGGTCAGGCGGTCGACGCGGGCGCGTTCGGCCCGCCAGAGGGTGAGCCTCGTCTAGCGATTTGAGTCGTGCGGCGAATCTTAGTCGCTTTGCTTCGAGCAATTGGTCAATTGGTGGTATACCGCTTTCCCTATGTAGGATGGCGGTGGGAGTCGTCTTCCAGACAGGTAGTATCGCTCTCATGGCCTGATTCATGGCTTTGTTCATTATTTGTATGAGATGCTGATTGCTCGACGGTAGTTCCTTTGTGGGCTGATTCCATCGCGGCCTAGTGCTGCCTGGATACCACGCCTCCAAGCCGTGAAGTAGCACTGGCTCGACACATGCTCTGACAGCACTTCGAACGGCGCTCGGTAGAGGGCCGTGTACCGTGTTGTTGAGCCCTCGCAAATGATAAGCCACTGCCTTTGCTTTGGCCGCCCACTTTTCGACATGAAGTCGGAAAGATAGCCTGCTGTCCAGCCAGATGCCTAGCCAGCGCAGAGCTGGTTCAGGGTGCTTCTCGACATCGCCGTGGCGTACTGCCGGCGCAGTCCTGCGTTTGCTGCGGGAGAAATGCATGACTTCGGTCTTCTTCGTGTCGAAGGACACGCCATTCTCCGCGCCCCATCGCACCATCTCGGCGATGGAACTAGATGCCATGGCAGAAGTCTCGTCTACTGTGTCGCCTATGGACAGGATGGCCGTGTCGTCTGCATAGCCGAAGCGACCCCGGGGATTGCCCAGTCGATAGATTGGCTCAGTGTAGAGCAGAAAGAGGATCGGCGATGCCGGCGACCCCTGAGGGAGGCCGCactgaaggggagaagagggcgTGACAGTGTCTTGGTACCTGACACGCGCCGACCGGCCGCTCATGAAGGAGCCAGCCCAGCGAGCCAGATGATTAGGCCAGCCCTGTTCGCGAAGACGCAGGACGAGCCTATTGCACATGACGGTATCGAAAGCACCTTGGACGTCCATTGTGACTATAGTCGCCACCTTCTTGCGTGCAAACgcttcttcaatatcatggACCAGAGCAGTTACCAAGTCTGTTGCCGACCTCTTGGGGAGCGCCCCAGCTTGCTGCGGATGAAGGACGCTGTAGTGAACGGCTGCCCAGGCTAGGCGGCGCGCGATCAGTCGTTCTAGTCCCTTACCAAGACAGAAGAGCAGTGAGATGGGTCGCCATGCTCGTGGTTCGGTAAGGTCTCTCCGTCCCGGTTTCGTGATCATgaccacctccgcctccttgAATGGTTTTGGCTGATGGCCTATGGTAAGGCATCTTTCGAAGAGACGACGGACGTGTGTACCGATGGCATGCCATACTGCTTCAAGAAGTTTGACTGTGATGTTGTCTGACCCTGGGGATGTATTGCCTGTGTGACAAGTCGCATATTGCGCCTCCTCCAGAGAGATTCCGGGAGAAAATGGGATCGATCTAGGTGGGAATACTGGCGTCCATGCGTTTGCGATGTCGTCCTCCGCAGTTCTTCGTTCAAGCGTGGCCTGTCGGAGTGCGTTGGCTTTATCCATCTGGCTTTCGTATACGACGTTATCGATCTGTAGAGGTGGCGGCTGGAAGGCTCCTGGGGACTTTAGCCACCGGACAGCTTTGAAAACATCGctactgctggagaagccGTCGATGAGGTTACGCCAATAGCGCCTCTTGGCCCGACGGACCACACGATGAAAGCCTCtcttggcgatctgaacgtcctggttgaagccgagtgggtagcttcttctgatggctCGAAAAGCAGCCGCGGCGTCGGCGCACTCCTCCGTCCACCAGGGAGCCGGGCGTCCGCCTTTCCGTGCGGGCCTCCCAGACgcttttgctgctgatgttagTAGACTCACAAGTGAAGACGCAAGctcgtccagctcctcgGGGGTCGAATCTGTGAGGGGGATTCCTGTAGCGCCAAGCTCtacgatctcgacgaatcgTTTAAGCTCGTCTTCCGTCGTCACTCGAATCTTGCCTGGCTGCACCGGAGTCGATCTGACGTCTGAGAAGGTCAGGCTAAGCGTGAAGTGGTCAGAGCTGGTGGCGAGATGGTCCTCGACGACAGCTTCAGCAAGTGGTAGGTTAGTAAAGGCAAGATCGATTGTGTTGCCGTACGGGTTTGTTGGGATGTCTaaagtgttgagaaggctgaggtcATTCTCAGACACCCATCCTGCTATCTCTTGGCCCCGGTTCGTAGTTTGGCCTGTTTGCCAGCTACGATGTCTGGCATTGAAATCGCCAGCTACGAGGCAACGCTCCGGGACAGACCATTGAAATAGCGTGTCTAGGGCGTCCCTCTCGTCGTTCTGACGATAGAAGTTGACGATCGTCAGGTCGTTGATTGTGAGCCAAAGGATATCACGAGTCTGAAAAGGCCGAATCTGGTCAGCAAGAAGTCTTGGGTCTCGTCGGACATATGTCATCACTCTAGGCCGAGTGTCGTTGCTGTTCCACATGTCGACCGGCGTAAATGTGTCGTATGCAGGGTGAGTCTTAGTTAAAGTGCGGGTCTCTGTGTGAGCCGTCCACGGCTCTTGCAAGAGCACAACGTCATATTGTTCCGAGTCGGCCAGCGCCAGGGCGCAGTCGTGGGCCGGAGGGATCTTGCCGACGTTGGCCTGGAAGATCCTGAGCGGCTTCCTGTCGTTCTTTCGTGCTTGAGAATATCTATTCCTGGCCATGCGAGCGATTAATGAGAACTATTCGGCGCTTTCGCGGTGAGCCTGGTCTGGGCTGTTCGggttcttcctctgcttcatAGCCAGCATGAGAGGTCGtggccaccatgatgcacGAAGGTGCTCCTGATACAGCTGGGCTTGGAGCACGAGCGTTCGGTCGTTCTTGTGATGTGACATCCTCGTTTTGTCGCTCGGCCATGCCCTGCTGGGCTTCCTGATGCGATCCCGACTGtggttcttggtgtcgtTGTCGGTATGTCTCCGCACCAACGGCGCTGACATGTTTTCGTTGCTCTTTAGTAAGTCGGCGGAGCACGCCGTGCACTGTCTTTGGCCGAGCTGGGCACCTACGAAAGTTGGCCTGGTGAGGGCCCAAGCAGTTGACGCACTGTTCTGGTGCGATGCAATCGTCTACAAGATGGCCAGCCTCACCACAGCGTCGGCAAACTGGCTGTCTGTGACAGTTGCGGGCAAAATGGTGGCCCCAGCACTTCTCACATTGTCTAGGTCGGTCGGTTTTGTCAACAAGTCTAGCTGCGCTACTGCCGAAAAGAGACCAGAATCTTTTTGTGGGCTTCAGAAAGGACACAAGTAGGGCCTTGGTCAAGGGGTTATCCGAGAATTGTCTTCCGGTACGTACGTCAATGGACTTGAGCCCCGTCTAGATTTCTATCTCGTCGCTGACGACGCTGTCACTATCCACCTCATTTCCGTAAAAGTCAGACAGTCTTGTAGGAACGTCTGAGACCACATAGGTGAACCATTCCTTGTTCGTTTCTACTGCTGTAGCTCCCAGTTCAGCGGCCCACTCAGCTTGCTTTTCTACCAGAAGGTCGCGTGTTGCCGAGTCGGCAGCCAGAACGGCCCATC
This window of the Fusarium oxysporum f. sp. lycopersici 4287 chromosome 14, whole genome shotgun sequence genome carries:
- a CDS encoding amidase → MQEARLLDEIPKNNRGPLHGLPIAVKDVIYTNDMPTQFNSPLYDGHFPEADAASVRILRHAGALVFGKTITTEFAAIHVGPKTHNPHDPLRTPGGSSSGSGAAVTDFQAPMALGTQTGGSMIRPASFNGIYGFKPTWNSVSREGQKIYALMYDTLGWYGRCVEDLVLLADIFALQDDEDEDRSFQGIARARFAICKTSIWPMAGPGTQNALARAADLLRSHGAEVHELELPSAFDDVPEWYRIGLHTEGRTSFLPEYRVGEDQIGQVLIEHVENADNFTRKTQLMASDSLAAIRPVFDFNASQYAAIITPSVPDEAPVGLESTGSHVFCAMWSGLHVPVLNVPGFKGEHGMPIGLSLVAPRYRDRHLLEVGEAVGEIFEAEGGWETKTELEKEVATV